From the Hyphomicrobium sp. ghe19 genome, one window contains:
- the purM gene encoding phosphoribosylformylglycinamidine cyclo-ligase, translating to MPAADENSKKSITYADAGVDIDAGNALVAAIKPLARATSRPGADVDLGGFGGLFDLKRTGFRDPILVAANDGVGTKLKIAIETGRHSTIGIDLVAMCVNDLVVQGAEPLFFLDYFAVGKLDVAAARDVIAGIADGCRDAGCALIGGETAEMPGLYKSGDYDLAGFSVGAVERDEILPRADIAVGDILIGLKSSGVHSNGYSLVRKLVEHAGLDWNAPAPFAANQTVAEALLTPTRIYVKPLLAAIRATGGSGMNGAIKALSHITGGGLSENVPRVMPKDMGARIDLSSFDVPPVFGWLAKTGNIEPTELLRTFNCGIGMIAVVSKAKVDDVIAKLKAAGEEPMIIGDVIPPTGEKSEAKGKGEAWAVKYEGKLVL from the coding sequence ATGCCGGCGGCTGACGAGAATTCGAAGAAGAGCATCACGTATGCCGACGCTGGCGTCGATATCGATGCGGGTAACGCGCTGGTCGCGGCCATCAAGCCGCTTGCGCGCGCGACGAGCCGCCCTGGCGCGGATGTGGATCTCGGCGGCTTCGGCGGCCTGTTCGATCTGAAGCGCACGGGCTTTCGCGATCCGATCCTTGTCGCTGCGAACGATGGGGTGGGCACGAAGCTCAAAATCGCCATCGAGACCGGCCGTCATTCGACAATCGGAATCGACCTTGTCGCGATGTGCGTCAACGATCTCGTCGTACAAGGCGCGGAGCCGTTGTTCTTTCTCGACTACTTTGCAGTCGGCAAGCTCGATGTCGCCGCCGCGCGCGACGTCATCGCGGGGATCGCAGATGGCTGCCGGGATGCGGGATGCGCGCTGATCGGCGGAGAAACCGCCGAAATGCCGGGCCTCTACAAAAGCGGCGATTACGATCTCGCTGGCTTCTCGGTCGGCGCCGTCGAGCGCGATGAAATCTTGCCGCGTGCCGATATCGCCGTCGGCGACATTCTGATCGGGCTCAAGTCTTCGGGGGTTCATTCGAACGGCTACAGTCTCGTGCGAAAGCTTGTCGAACATGCGGGGCTGGATTGGAATGCACCTGCGCCGTTTGCGGCGAACCAAACAGTCGCGGAAGCGCTGCTCACGCCGACGCGCATTTACGTCAAACCGCTTCTCGCCGCTATCCGGGCGACTGGCGGGTCGGGCATGAACGGCGCGATCAAGGCGCTGTCGCATATCACCGGCGGCGGACTTTCCGAGAACGTGCCGCGCGTGATGCCGAAAGATATGGGCGCTCGCATCGATCTTTCATCATTCGATGTGCCGCCCGTTTTCGGGTGGCTCGCCAAGACCGGCAACATCGAGCCCACCGAACTGCTTAGGACGTTCAACTGCGGCATCGGCATGATCGCTGTCGTCTCGAAAGCGAAAGTCGACGACGTCATCGCAAAGCTGAAGGCGGCCGGCGAAGAACCGATGATCATCGGCGATGTCATCCCTCCGACCGGCGAAAAGTCAGAGGCCAAGGGCAAAGGCGAAGCCTGGGCCGTCAAATACGAAGGCAAACTGGTTCTTTAG
- a CDS encoding DnaA ATPase domain-containing protein, whose amino-acid sequence MTTIPEQLVFELPHRTAMGLEDFLVSESNAAAVALVDRWPDWPIGAAVIAGPRGSGKTHLANVWLKRAGATPFEASAISREAVPAMASAGALLIEDVQTITDEAALFHLLNLVREQRLQILLTTETVPGDLAIALPDLRSRLKALPLATIEPPDDALLRAVLVKLFADRQLSVEPQLVDYVLVRMERSMLAAERFVAEADRRALVLQRRVTRPIAAATLDVLGY is encoded by the coding sequence ATGACCACGATCCCTGAGCAGCTTGTCTTTGAACTGCCGCACAGAACGGCGATGGGTCTCGAGGACTTCCTTGTTTCAGAATCGAACGCCGCCGCCGTTGCGCTCGTCGATCGCTGGCCGGATTGGCCCATCGGCGCCGCAGTGATCGCCGGCCCTCGGGGAAGTGGAAAAACCCATCTCGCCAACGTTTGGCTGAAGCGGGCCGGGGCGACACCGTTCGAGGCATCCGCGATCTCGCGTGAGGCCGTGCCGGCAATGGCGTCAGCGGGCGCCCTCCTGATCGAGGACGTCCAGACGATCACCGATGAGGCGGCGCTGTTTCATCTTTTGAACCTCGTCCGCGAACAGCGGCTGCAAATCCTCCTGACGACCGAAACCGTGCCGGGGGATTTGGCGATTGCGCTTCCCGATCTGCGTTCGCGGCTGAAAGCGCTGCCCTTGGCGACCATAGAGCCGCCCGATGACGCCCTGCTTCGCGCTGTCCTGGTGAAGTTATTCGCCGACCGCCAGTTGAGCGTCGAGCCGCAATTGGTGGATTACGTTCTCGTGCGGATGGAGCGTTCTATGCTTGCAGCCGAACGGTTCGTCGCAGAGGCAGATCGCCGTGCACTCGTGCTGCAGCGCCGGGTAACGCGCCCCATTGCCGCTGCAACGCTCGACGTACTCGGCTACTAA
- a CDS encoding CDP-alcohol phosphatidyltransferase family protein: protein MSIPNLITLGRVILVPVVFWLLLTGELQAAFLAFVVAGISDAVDGFLAKRFSWETELGAYLDPIADKLLIVCIFIALGVTARLPSWLVILVVSRDVLIVIAVVLSWLLDHPTPMKPLAVSKMNTVAQIVLAATVLADEGFGLRLKGPVQLLTLLAAATTIISLVAYLRVWLKHMTFYETTGSKS from the coding sequence GTGAGCATTCCAAATCTTATTACGCTCGGCCGGGTCATTCTCGTACCCGTGGTCTTCTGGCTGCTGCTGACAGGCGAACTCCAGGCGGCATTCCTCGCCTTCGTCGTGGCGGGCATCTCCGATGCCGTCGACGGGTTCCTGGCCAAGCGCTTCAGTTGGGAGACCGAGCTCGGCGCCTATCTCGACCCCATTGCCGACAAGCTGCTTATCGTCTGCATCTTCATAGCGCTCGGCGTAACGGCGCGTCTGCCATCCTGGCTGGTCATCCTGGTCGTGTCGCGCGATGTGCTGATCGTAATCGCGGTCGTCCTGTCGTGGCTGCTCGATCACCCGACGCCGATGAAACCCCTTGCCGTCAGCAAGATGAACACCGTTGCCCAAATCGTGCTTGCCGCCACCGTGCTGGCGGACGAGGGCTTCGGCTTGCGGCTGAAGGGGCCGGTGCAGCTATTGACGCTTCTTGCGGCTGCGACGACGATCATTTCCCTTGTTGCCTATTTGCGCGTGTGGCTGAAACACATGACGTTTTATGAAACCACCGGCTCGAAAAGCTGA
- a CDS encoding DUF2066 domain-containing protein: MSVGRCFATAIAIWTAAVGLDAAPAISAGADAAYTVANYPVEATAANAVAAKEQAMADGQQAAFRSLLKRLVPVTAYKRLSTVADLKAGDLVSGVSVRSERNSATDYIASLDFSFQADAVRSALSRQGIPYVDQQAPPVTVLTVFQQGNPPTAGTDAGLWRRAWTGLDLKHTITPITIKDLKPAIRPDTVNQMLAGDDNGLRALTGEYGTGLVVMAVAEPDMASKKLTVTLAGRDAAGPLLLKRTYRISDGDLDYASQLAAVVALGVIEGRWKAIKSAAPEPASAGADMPVWAASTGGNGEDVTLLVEFSSSDQWDQMRGQLLDTPGVDGLNIADVTESSADITLKYPGGARSLANALGARGLSLTGTGQGWVLRSRY; encoded by the coding sequence GTGTCCGTTGGTCGCTGCTTCGCCACTGCCATAGCCATCTGGACGGCGGCTGTTGGGCTCGACGCCGCGCCTGCAATCTCGGCGGGCGCAGATGCTGCCTATACCGTCGCGAATTACCCGGTCGAAGCGACCGCGGCCAACGCCGTCGCGGCGAAGGAGCAGGCGATGGCCGACGGTCAGCAGGCGGCGTTCCGCTCCCTGCTGAAGCGGCTCGTGCCGGTGACGGCCTACAAGCGGCTTTCGACTGTCGCAGATCTCAAAGCTGGAGATCTCGTATCGGGCGTCTCTGTGCGCTCGGAACGCAATTCCGCAACCGATTATATCGCGAGCCTCGACTTCTCGTTCCAGGCCGACGCGGTACGCTCCGCGCTTTCGCGCCAGGGCATTCCTTATGTCGACCAGCAGGCGCCCCCCGTAACGGTCTTGACCGTCTTTCAGCAGGGCAATCCGCCAACGGCTGGCACGGATGCCGGCCTATGGCGCCGCGCTTGGACGGGCCTCGACCTCAAACACACGATCACCCCGATAACGATCAAGGATCTGAAGCCGGCGATCCGCCCCGACACGGTCAATCAGATGCTCGCCGGCGACGACAATGGCTTGCGCGCGCTCACGGGCGAATATGGAACGGGCCTTGTCGTAATGGCCGTGGCTGAGCCGGATATGGCCTCCAAAAAGCTCACCGTGACGCTCGCCGGACGGGATGCCGCCGGTCCGCTGCTGCTGAAACGGACCTACCGTATCTCGGACGGTGATCTCGACTACGCCTCCCAGCTCGCAGCGGTCGTGGCGCTGGGCGTGATCGAAGGCCGCTGGAAAGCCATCAAGTCGGCCGCTCCCGAGCCCGCATCCGCCGGAGCGGACATGCCCGTGTGGGCTGCCTCGACGGGTGGCAACGGCGAGGACGTGACCCTCCTGGTTGAGTTCTCAAGCTCCGATCAATGGGATCAGATGCGCGGGCAACTCCTCGACACGCCGGGTGTCGACGGCCTCAACATCGCCGACGTCACCGAAAGTAGCGCCGACATCACCTTGAAATACCCGGGCGGCGCCAGAAGTCTGGCAAATGCTCTGGGCGCTCGCGGTCTCAGCCTCACCGGCACGGGCCAGGGTTGGGTTCTCCGATCAAGATATTGA
- a CDS encoding AI-2E family transporter — translation MHFERHALFWTAAALLLAYIVQLVAPALVPFVIGLVLAYFLNPVVDAMSRAGIPRWVSAILLLAAIICLITLALVFVLPVLAQQAAGLVEAAPREIGRLRDTLETAAREHLGVRYPQAEAAVRSALESFTSSAPSLVGTFVQGLWNQSTAAVNFFTVVLITPVVFFYVVKDWPKMLAKIDAWLPRQEADQIRALAIEIDSRISAFIRGQGVVCILLALYYATALSLAGLDYGMLVGILTGLASFIPIFGWSLGALAAMIIAFIQHWPDLTPILIIAGIMLAGQALESGGLSPYIIGSEIGLHPVWLIFALLTFSYLFGFLGLLVAVPVSAAIGVLVRFALRAYLESSVYQGEVELTLKDKP, via the coding sequence ATGCATTTTGAGCGGCACGCGCTGTTTTGGACCGCGGCTGCGCTGCTTCTCGCCTACATAGTTCAGCTCGTCGCGCCGGCGCTTGTCCCGTTCGTGATCGGACTGGTGCTCGCCTATTTTCTCAATCCCGTCGTAGACGCTATGAGCCGCGCCGGCATCCCGCGCTGGGTTTCCGCCATTCTGCTCCTCGCGGCGATTATCTGCCTCATCACCTTGGCGCTCGTGTTCGTCTTGCCCGTCCTCGCCCAGCAGGCCGCCGGCCTCGTCGAGGCGGCTCCGCGAGAAATCGGCCGGCTCAGAGATACGCTTGAGACGGCGGCGCGCGAGCACCTGGGAGTGCGATACCCGCAGGCCGAAGCCGCTGTTCGATCTGCCCTCGAGTCTTTCACATCCTCGGCGCCGTCGCTGGTCGGGACCTTCGTGCAAGGGCTTTGGAACCAGAGCACCGCTGCGGTGAACTTCTTCACCGTCGTCCTCATAACGCCGGTCGTCTTTTTCTACGTCGTCAAGGACTGGCCGAAAATGCTGGCCAAGATCGATGCCTGGCTCCCGCGTCAAGAGGCGGACCAGATCCGTGCCCTCGCCATCGAAATCGACAGCCGCATCTCCGCGTTTATCCGCGGGCAGGGCGTGGTGTGCATCCTGCTGGCCCTCTACTACGCAACCGCGCTGAGTCTCGCCGGACTGGACTACGGCATGCTGGTCGGAATACTGACCGGCCTCGCCTCATTCATTCCCATTTTCGGATGGTCGCTCGGCGCCCTGGCGGCCATGATCATCGCCTTCATTCAGCACTGGCCGGATCTCACGCCCATACTGATTATCGCGGGTATCATGCTGGCCGGACAGGCGCTCGAGTCCGGGGGCCTCAGCCCTTACATCATCGGCTCCGAAATCGGCCTGCATCCCGTTTGGTTGATCTTCGCGCTGTTGACCTTCAGCTATTTGTTCGGATTCCTCGGCCTCCTCGTCGCCGTGCCGGTTTCTGCCGCAATCGGCGTGCTCGTACGCTTTGCGCTCCGCGCCTATCTCGAGTCATCCGTGTATCAAGGCGAGGTTGAGCTGACACTGAAGGACAAGCCTTGA